The Halomonas sp. 'Soap Lake #6' genomic sequence ACCCTCAGTCGCTTCTTCAATCCACGCCTTCCATGTTGGCCATACCATAGTGTTGATACCGTGATTAGGACCAGCCCAGGTGCTCACAGTGATCGTCGTTTGCGCCAGGGCGGAGGTGCTCAACGTCGCGGCGGCAATAGCACCGATCATCAAGCTTGTTGTTTTATTCATTGTTGTTTTATTCATTTTGCTTCCTCTGGTCGTCACTAATTGGGTGAGGCGCTCATCGCTATTACTGAATGACATTGATAAGCCGTACTTTTTTAGTGAGGTTCAGTAAGTGAAATTCAGCTGATGAAACCACCACTCAACCATTCACCGCGTCCAACGTGATACCTTATTATTATAATATCCCAATCATACGAATCACGTTATGCCACACAATGCCTGTAGAGACGTGGATCGTGCAACGACCCATCGACTAATAGATGATGATACTTAAGTATATATTTAAATTATTTTATTAAATTACAATGGCTTAAATTCAACATAGCGTTTATAAAAGCTACTACTAGTGATTTTTCTTGGTTATTTTTATCTCACTATTTTGTTACGAAAATCTTCCGCGCAGCGATAAAAACGGCACCCCATTCACACCAAACAGCCTCACCGTTGGCATATAACACAGCTGACACATGTTCCGCTCCACTGCCCCTGATTTCGGCCTAACCCTTACCCAATCCTCTCCAACTGCCGTTCAAGCTTGCGCATGGTATTAAGCAGATCACGATATTCACCAACACTCAGGGTCGACACCAGGTCGGCCTCCCATGACTGAGCTTCAGGCACTAGCTCAGTTAGCAGTGCCTGACCTGCCTCCGTAAGTTGTAAGTTATGTAGCCGCTGATCCTGCTGCGAGGGCGTGCGGCTTATCAGCCCCCTATCCTCCAACGCTTGAATAGCCCGGGAGACTCGCGCTTTATCCATATTGGTGTAATGGCAAACCTTCTTAGCGGTTAAATCATCACAGTGGCTAAGCCAAGCGAGCACGCGCCATTGGGCTATGTTGAGCTGATAGGAATCTGCATAAAGCTTCTCTAGCGCTTGGCTGATTCGGTCAGCTAGCCGATTTAGCTGGTAGGGTAAAAACTGATTGAGGTCTAGCTCAGCCCTAGCTGAAGACACTGAAGATGCCTCACCGTCCGCTTTCAAGCCCCCCTCAGTATCTGCTTTATCCATCGTCATTGTATTTCTCCTTGAGCCACCATTTATCAGGGATGGGAATGACAAAAAAACAGCACGATAGCTGGGAATGTGGACACCAGCAACGCGCCTATCATACTGACCACCAATGAGGTGCTAACCAGCTCGCTGTAATGGCGCCTAGCATAGGGGGAACAGTGCCGTCATATAATCTCTTGTGCAACTAATTTAACAACACAAGCCACTATACCTAAGTATTATCCTTAGTTAAATAATTGATATATTGATAGTTATCACCACAGCCTTATAAAAGGTCACCTATCCCGCACCCTAAATGCTGGACTTTTAGTTTCATTAGAAACTATTCTTCACGACATACAGTTATTACTGGCATACCGCTCTTGAGACACGACTTCTGACACACAACCGTGCAATGACGATCCACATCATCCTGATAGCACTGGAGATATTATGAGCAAAAAGTTCGCATCCCATGCCGACACTGAAGAGAAGCAGATCAGTTTCACCAAGCTGGCCGAGGGGCTCTATGCTTACACTGCTGAAGGTGACCCCAATACCGGCATTGTGATCGGCGATGACAGTGTGATGGTCATTGACACTCAAGCGACCCCCATCATGGCCCAGGACGTTATTCGCCGTATCCGTGAGGTAACCGACCTACCGATTAAGCATGTAGTGATGTCCCACTACCATGCCGTACGTGTTTTAGGGGCTTCCGCGTACGATGCGGAGAATATCTACGCTAGCCAGCACACCTACGACTTGATTGTTGAACGTGGTCAGCAAGATTATGAATCTGAGGTTGGACGCTTTCCTCGCCTGTTCAAGGGCGTGGACTCTGTCCCAGGACTGACCTGGCCCAACATTGTCTTCCAAGAACAACTGACAGTCTTTATGGGTGAGCGTGAGGTGCAGATCATCCATCTTGGTCGCGGCCACACCAAAGGCGACACCATCGTCTGGTTACCTAAGGAAAAAGTGATGTTTTCCGGTGACCTCGTTGAGTATGGAGCCACCCCTTACACCGGTGACGCCTACCATGAGGACTGGCCTTCCACGCTGGATCGCCTACAGGCCATGCAACCCCAAAAGCTGGTGCCCGGCCGTGGAGATGCTCTGCAAACTGCCGAACAGTGCCAGGAAGCCATCCAGGGTACCCGCGACTTCTTGAATGATATGTATGGAAGCGTTAAAGCGGGTAAGGCGGCAGGCAAATCTCTCTCCGAGTGCTACGCCGAGACCTACGCGCTACTTAAGCCGAAGTATGGCCACTGGGTAATCTTTGACCACTGCGTACCCTTCGACATTACTCGCTGCTACGACGAGGCTGGTGGCGAATATCCGGATCCCCGCATCTGGACGGCAGAGCGCGACACCGACATGTGGCACTCACTGCAAGACGTCGTCGAAAACCAGTAAGTGCTTATCAGAGACGCCCACTGATCATTCCCAGCTGTCGGGTGTAATGCACCCGACGCTGCAGGGGAGCAATAGATGCCAACAACCTATAAAAATCCTGTCTATCCTTACCGTCGTCCGCCTGAACTCGATGATAAAGACGTTCGTCATTATCCGGTGGTGATTGTCGGCGCTGGGCCCAGCGGCCTCGCTGCAGCCATCGATTTGGCTCTGCAAGGTGTTAACACTATTGTCCTGGACGACAACAACACCGTTAGTGTGGGTTCGCGGGCACTGTGCTTTGCTAAACGCTCGCTGGAGATTGTCGATCGCCTGGGTTGCGTAGAGCCAATGCTTGAAAAAGGCGTCACCTGGCAACACGGGCGCGTTTTTTTTCAAGACCGTGAGGTCTACGACTTCAACCTGCTGCCTGAAGATGGCCATCGTATTCCCGCTTTTATTAACTTGCAGCAGTATTACTTTGAAGAGTTTCTGGTCAACCGCGCTCACGACTTTCCAGAGCAAATTGACCTTCGTTGGCAGCATAAAGTTATTGAAGTAGATACTCAGCCTGACAGCTCCGCCATCAAGGTCTCGACTCAGGATGGTGATTACCAGCTGACCTGTGACTACCTCCTTGTTGCGGATGGCGCCAACAGCCGAATCCGCGACATGCTGGGCCTTGAGTGCAAAGGCCAGGTCTTTCAGGACCGCTTCCTGATTGCTGATGTGGTGATGAAGGCAGACTTCCCAACAGAGCGCTGGTTCTGGTTTGATCCCCCCTTCCATCCGAACCAGTCAGTGCTGCTGCACAAAGAGCCGGATAATGTTTGGCGTATCGACTTTCAGCTAGGTTGGGATGCTGACCCAGAAGAAGAGAAGAAAGAGGAGAACATTCGCCCACGCGTTCAGGCAATGCTTGGCGAAGACGTGGAGTTTGAGCTTGAGTGGGCCAGTGTCTACACCTTCCGCTGCCGCAAGATGGATAATTTCATTCATAACAGCGTGATATTTATGGGCGATGCGGCTCATCAGGTCTCCCCCTTTGGCGCCAGAGGGGCCAATGGTGCCCTACAGGGTGTGGATAACTTAGTGTGGAAGCTTGCTCGCGTTCTCAAGCAGCAGGCGCCAAAAACGCTTTTGTCCACCTACAATACTGAGCGCCAGCATGGTGCGTCAGAAAATATCCTTAACTCTACCCGCGCCACTGACTTTATTACCCCGAAGAGCCCTATTAGCCAAGTGTTTCGCGATGCGGCACTAGAGCTGGCTGAGAAGCATGCTTTCGCCCGTAGTCTGGTCAATAGTGGCCGCCTTTCCATGCCGTGCCGCTATGACACCTCACCACTTAATACACCCGATGTTGATGGTGGCCCGAGCGAATTACGCCCCGGCAGCCCTGCCAAAGACGCCCCCATCCGCTTGGGCAGTGAAGGTGCTTGTGAGCGCGCTTGGTTACTCAACCAATTTAGCGACAGTTTTGTGCTGCTACTCGACGGCCGCAGCGGCGGAACCAGTGCCGAGCCTCTTGCAGAGGCGCTAAGTGAGCTATTAAGCCAATACAAGGATTTGCGTGCCGTCATCATTGGCCCAACGTCTGCTGCTCTGGGGTCCCAGCCGCGTACAACCGTCGTGGAAGATCCAGAAGGGCTAGTCACTGAACGTTACGGCCTAACAGCGGGTGCCGGATACCTTATTCGCCCCGATCAGCACGTTGCTGCTCGCTGGCACGCTATCACTGTTCGCAATGTCGGCGACGCGTTAGACCGTGCGCTGGGCGTTCATCTTGCGGGCACCGTTGACACCACCTTCCAGGAAAGCCGCCATGCCAAGGCTTGAACTGAATCCGAACTTCACTGATCCAGATGCCTTTTACGCTGCTCTAACGTCGCTACATAAAGAGCGAAGCGAAGCCGAGAGCGAACGCATTAATGCTCGCCTGATCCTGTTACTTGCTAACCACATTGGCGATCAATCGGTTCTTGAAGAAGCAATTTCCCATGCTGGGTCAGTAGGCGATAAGTAACCGCCATCATTTATCAATATACGTTCAAATAAAGCAGGGCTTAACAATGACTGAACAATTGAAATATCAGAACGGTTTTCATAATCACTTTTCAACCGAAGCACTTCCTGGTGCATTGCCAATTGGGCAAAACTCACCTCAGAAATGCGCTTACGGGTTATACGCAGAGCAACTCACTGGCTCAGCATTTACCGCACCACGCCATCAAAATTTCCGTAGCTGGCTTTACCGCATTCGCCCCTCTGTCGTTCAGAGCGCGTATCAGCCACTAGAGAATCACAACGTACACACCGCTCCATTAGATAAGCCAGCGGCAGACCCCAATCAAATGCGTTGGGATCCTGTTTCAATACCCAATGAACCGACTGATTTTATTGATGGTTTATTTACCATTGCCGTTAATGGGGATGCAGGTACTCAAGCGGGCACGGGCGTGCATGTCTACACCTTTAATAAGGACATGACAGAGCGGTTTTTTTACAACGCCGATGGAGAACTACTCTTCGTTCCTCAACTGGGCGCTATTCGCCTACGTACGGAGTTTGGTGACATTGAGGTCAACAACGGTGAAATTGCGGTCATCCCTCGTGGCGTTAAATTCCAAGTACGTAGAGCTCAAGGTGCCGAGGCTGCACGGGGGTATATATGCGAGAACTACGGGAGTCCTTTAGAACTGCCGGGGCTGGGGCCAATCGGTGCTAATGGATTAGCAAACCCACGTGACTTCCAAAGCCCTGTGGCAGCCTATGAAGACCTAGAAGGCGACTACCGCTTAGTGGCGAAGTTTTCGGGCCGTTTCTGGGAGACAAAATTAAACCACTCGCCGTTAGATGTAGTGGCATGGCACGGTAACTATGCGCCTTATAAATATAATCTCGCCAATTTTAATACCATCAATACGGTTAGCTTTGATCATCCGGATCCGTCGATCTTTACCGTATTGACGTCCCCCTCAGATACACCGGGAATGGCGAATCTTGATTTTGTCATCTTCCCGCCGCGCTGGATGGTCGCCCAAAATACCTTTAGGCCACCTTGGTTCCATCGCAACCTGATGAGCGAGTTTATGGGGCTTATCCATGGTGAGTACGATGCAAAAGCGGAAGGTTTCACGCCTGGTGGCGCCAGTCTACATAATTCAATGTCCCCCCACGGCCCGGATGCAGAGACATTTGAGAAAGCCTCAAACGCTGAGCTGAAGCCCCAGTACCTAGGGGACACACTGGCCTTTATGTTTGAAAGCCGCTACTGCTTCCATCCAACGCCAGCTGCTCTGGAGGCTGACTTCCGCCAACGTGACTATGTGGATGTTTGGTCGACGCTGCGTTCGCACTTCGACCCAAGCAAGCCATAAAGCTATTTTTCTTGTGGGGCTGCCGTGCCCCACCTTGACGACAAGGATTGAATCACCATGAAACTTGCAACACTTAAGCAGGGCCGCGACGGAGAACTTATCATTGTTTCCCGTGATCTTAGCCGTGCAGTAAGCGCTGTTGATATCGCGCCCACACTTCAGAGTGCCATCGAGCAGTGGGATACCGTGAGCCCTAAGCTGGAAGAGCGCTATACGCAACTGAATAGCGGTGATGTGGAAGGCGCTTTTGCACTGGATCAGAGTGCATTGCACTCCCCGTTACCACGCGCCTATCAGTGGGCTGACGGCTCCGCCTACCTTAACCATGTCAAACTGGTTCGTCAGGCACGCAATGCCGAGATGCCCGAAACGTTCTGGACCGACCCGCTTATGTATCAGGGCGGTGGCGACTGTTTCCTGGCACCTACCGAAGATATCGAGGCGGTGAGTGAAGAGCATGGCATCGACTTTGAAGGCGAAATCGCCGTAATCACCGATGACGTGCCAATGGCAGTGTCACCAGAACAAGCCGCTAAGCATATTAAACTCATAATGCTGGTCAACGATGTCAGCCTGCGCGGCCTTATTCCCGGCGAACTCGCTAAGGGCTTCGGCTTTTTCCAAGCCAAACCCGCCTCTTCTTTCTCTCCCATAGCGGTCACCCCAGATGAGCTGGGCGATGCCTGGCAGGATGGCAAGGTTCATCTGCCGCTGACCGTGCACCTAAATGGCGAGAAGTTTGGCGAGCCAGAAGCTGGCCCAGATATGATTTTCAGTTTTCCACAATTGGTAGCCCATGCGGCTAAGACGCGCTATCTCGGCGCGGGCGCTGTTATTGGCTCAGGCACTGTCTCCAACCCAGACCCCGATGGTGGCCCTGGGAAGCCTGTCGTTGATGGCGGCGTAGGCTATAGTTGTTTGGCTGAAGTGCGGATGGTGGAACAGATCCTTCACGGCACAGTAAAAACCCCCTTTATGCGCTTTGGTGACCGGGTACGTATCGAAATGTTTGACCGCGATGGCAACAACATTTTTGGTACGATCGACCAGCAAGTAGTGAAGTACCAGCCTAAATAAAGGGAGACTAAATGACGACGCTTTATGGCTATTTCCGCTCGTCGGCAGTTTATCGGGTACGTATCGCTTTAAACCTCAAGGGCCTGGACTACGACCAGGTTCCGGTTAATCTGGTGAAAGGCGAGCAGCTCAGCGGCGATTATCTAGCACGCAACCCTCAAGGGTTGGTGCCCAGTCTGGTGCTGGATGACAGCTCAGTGATTAGCCAGTCGCTGGCGATCTGTGAGTATCTTGATGAGGTCCACCCCACACCCGCGCTGCTACCGGTGGCTGCGTTGGCCCGCGTTCGGGTTCGCGCCCTTGCACAGTCAGTGGCTTGTGATATTCACCCACTCAACAACCTGAGGGTACTCAAGTATCTCGTCGGTGAGCTGGGGATAGAGAAGGAGGCCAAGCTCGCCTGGTACTGCCACTGGATTGCTGAGGGTTTTCAGGCCTTAGAAGCGACGCTTGCTGCTGACCCTACCACCGGCGACTTTTGCCATGGCGATACACCAACGCTTGCGGATATATGCCTAGTCCCCCAGGCATACAACGCGGAGCGTTTTGAGTGCGATTTGTCAGCGTATCCAACGATTCAGCGTATCGTTGCCAATTGCCGGGCGCTGCCAGCCTTCGAAAAAGCAGCACCGGAAGCACAGCCCGACGCCAGCTAAACCACCTTGAGGTGAGGCATCGCATACTTGCATAGCAAAAGGCCACGCATTGCGTGGCCTTTTTTACCCATATGTTTTACCTATATGGGCCAGCTCAAGCGGCTTCGACAGCAATGGTCTTGGGTCGGCCTTGGCGGAACTCCATTAGCAATTTCTCGCGGCGTTTAGCGGCTTTCTCCGCAGCAGCCTCGCGAACCGGCCCAAAACCACGAATCTCTTCCGGCAACTTGGACAGTGCCAGTGCAGTGGCATGATTGGTGCCATCAAGACGAACGACTAACTCATCGATCAGTTGCTCGTAGTCAGCCAGTAGGGCGCGATCCAGCTTGCGGTCGGCGCTGAAGCGGAAAGGGTCCAGGGCCGTGTTGCGTAAGCTACGCATCTTTGCCAGCGCCCCCATCGCCTTCAACACCCAGGGCCCAAAGCGGCGCTTCACAGGACGCCCTTGCGCATCCTTCCGACCACTCAGCAGCGGCGGCGCCAAGTGGAAGGCTAGCTTATAATCACCGGAAAACGTCGCTTTGATCTCATCAAGAAAATCGCTTTGGGTGTAAAGTCGCGCCACTTCATACTCATCTTTATATGCCATCAAGCGATAGAGCTGATGAGCGACGGCTTCACTCAATGCTTCACCACACTTTAGAGTGGCCTCTGCTTCACGTACTTTAGCCACCTGCATGGCATAACGTTCCGCCCAAGCGCGATTCTGATAGCGTTCCAGGTGGCGGCTATTACGCGCTACCACTTCGCCCAGCGTGGCATTCGTGGGCAGTGGCATCGTATCCAGGTGTTGCTGGAGGTAGTCGGGCTCCACCGCTGCCAAGCGCCCCCAGGCAAATGCCTGGCGGTTTTTTTCCACGGCCACACCATTGAGTTCCAAAGCACGTTGCAGCGCAGGTTCAGAGAGCGGCACCAACCCTTGCTGCCAGGCAAACCCTAGCATCATCATATTGGAAAATACCGTATCGCCTAGCAACTGCTCAGCCAGGCGAGTAGCGTCCAGAGAGGCAAAGCGCGCATCTCCCACCGCCTCACGCAGCATATTGAGGCGTTTGCTGGGCTGCATATCCGCATCGCGGTAAAGCACATAATCCGCTGTGGCGAGCTCCGCCAGATTGGCAACAATACGCGTGGTCGGCTGCAACACATTCAGCGCTTTCTGGGAGCTGGCCACCACCATGTCACAAGCGATCAAGGCATCGGCCTGCCCCGCCTCGATACGTACCTGATTAAGTTCGCTGGGCTGTGATGCCAAGCGCACATAGCTAAGTACCGCCCCACCTTTTTGGGCAAACCCCATAAAGTCGAGCACACTGGAACCCTTGCCCTCCAAATGCGCCGCCATGGTGATCAGTTGCCCCACCGTCACCACCCCAGTACCGCCAACACCCCCTACCAGTAAGTTATAAGGAGCAGTCAGTGTCGTAAGGACGGGGCTAGGCAAATGTGCTACATGTTCCCAAAAGGCGCTATCTGCTGCGACGCCTTGGCCTTTACGCAACCCACCACCTTCGACGGTGACAAAGCTGGGGCAAAAACCACTGACGCAGGACATATCCTTGTTACAGGAGGACTGATCGATTTTGCGCTTACGGCCTAACTCGGTCTCGCGTGGTACCACCGATAAACAGTTGGACTGCACCGAGCAATCACCACAACCTTCGCAAACATGATGATTGATAAACACCCGGCGGGCGGGATCTTCCATCAGACCACGCTTACGACGGCGACGTTTCTCAGCCGCGCACACCTGGTCATAAATCAACACGGTGCAACCGGGGATCTCGCGCAGTTCACGTTGCAGCGTATCCATCTCTTCGCGCCCGTGAAAGGTGACCTCTTTAGGGAACGCCTTTTTATGCCCCCGATACTTATCCGGCTCATCGCTGACCACCATCACCCGGCGAACACCTTCATCTAGTGATTGCCGGGCAATCATGGGAACGTTGATTTGCCCGTCCACCGGCTGACCGCCCGTCATAGCGACAGCGTCGTTAAACAGGATTTTATAGGTAATATTGACGTTGGCAGCCACAGCCTGACGCACCGCCATGGAGCCTGAGTGAAACCAGGTACCTTCGCCCAGATTCTGGAAAATATGTCCATTGCCGGTAAAACGGCTCTTACCCACCCAGTTAACACCTTCGCCACCCATTTGAATCAATGACTCGGTGCTACGGCCCATCCACGAGGCCATAAAGTGGCAGCCGATCCCTGCCAGGGCTTTGCTGCCTTCAGGCACCTTGGTCGAGCTGTTGTGTGGGCAACCAGAACAGAAATAAGGCATGCGGCGTACACCGCCGAGCTCTTTAACCCCTGCCTGGCAAGCATCAACGGCTGCCAGCTTGTCGCTAAAATCAATCTCGAAAAAGCGCGCCAGGCGCTCTGCCACAAAGCCCGCCAGGAGACGTGGGCCAAGCTCACCAACGAAGGGGATTAGAGGTTTGCCGGTTTCATCCTGCTTGCCGGTAACAATTACCTCACCAGGGTGATCTGGCTCCGACATGTACTCTTTAAGCTGGCTTTCAATAATGCCGCGCTTCTCTTCAATGACCAGCACCTCGCGCTTGCCATGAATAAATTCAAGAATGCCGTGCCGGTGCAGGGGCCACACCATCCCGACCTTGTATATCTCAATCCCTAAATCACGCAGCTTGGCTTCATCCAGCCCCAATAAACGGAGCGATTCGAGCAAGTCCAGGTGAGCTTTACCGGTGGTAACCAAGCCAAAGGTCGCCTGCTCTTGGCGGAATAGGTACTGATCAATAGGGTTGGCAGAGGCAAACGCCTGCACAGCGGCAAGCTTATGTTCAAGGCGGGTCTCCAGTTGTGGCCCCGGCAAATCGGGCCAGCGGTAGTGAAGGCCGCCTTCAGGCATATCGAAATCGGGCGTTACATACTCTGGCAAGGGAGGCACTTCAACAGAAGCACCGCTCTCCACGGTTTCAGAAACGGCTTTGAAACCCACCCAGCAACCAGAGAAGCGTGACAAGGCATAGCCCCACAGTCCAAAGCGTTCATACTCTGCCAGTGAAGCAGGACTCACCACTGGCATGAACCACGCCATAAAAGCGACATCAGATTGATGCGGCATAGAGGACGACACGCAGCCATGGTCATCACCAGCAACCACCAGCACACCGCCGGTAGGAGAGCTACCGTAAGCATTACCGTGTTTTAAGGCATCGCCCGCGCGGTCCACGCCGGGTCCCTTGCCGTACCACATGCCAAACACGCCATCTACTTGCTTCTCGGGGTCTGTCTCGACTTGCTGACAACCCAGCATCATGGTGGCGGCAAGGTCTTCGTTGATGGCCGGTACAAAATCGATGTGATGCTCTTCCATGGCGGCTTTCGCCCGCCAAATCTCTTGGTCTACACCGCCCAGGGGCGAACCACGATAGCCACTAATTAGTCCCGCTGTATGCCGACCATTGCGGCGGTCAAGTTCGGCCTGTCGTAAGGCGATACGAACCAATGCCTGGGTGCCAGTTAGAAAGACACGACCTTCACTACGGTTATAGCGGTCGGCCAGTTGATAATCATCGAGTGCAATATCGAGAGGCTGGGTAATTGACCCCGCCTGCTCAGCAATTGAGGGGATTGTCATGAGAGTTCACCAGTACGGTTGAAGAGTTATGGTTGTAATACGCTTGAGTCTAGCCAAGAGCGCACTAAAGGTGCTTGCGAATTCACTCTTCAAAATCCTCGATATTAATAATTCCTTTCATTTTTTTTGTTTTTGCACAACTATATTTATCAAATCATAAATAAATGAAATACCACCATGAAAGAAGCGACCAAAGAAATCACCTTGGACAAGTATGATCAACACATCCTTACCCTGCTTCAGCAGCAGGGGCGTATTACCAATAATGAGCTTGCTGAGCAGATTGGCCTGTCCCCAGCCGCCTGCTGGCGACGCGTAAAAGCCTTGGAGGAGAGCGGCGTTATTCGACGCTTCGCTGCGTTGGTGGAACCCAGCCTGGTCGGTCAGCCGTTAGCGGCATTGGTCATGGTGACGCTAGTTCGCCACCACATCGACAATACGGCCGAATTTGAACAACGTATCCGGCAATACCCAGAAGTACTGCAGTGCTATGCCACTACGGGCAACGCCGATTTTGTGCTGCGGGTCGTCATCGAAGATATGGCAGCGTATGACAAGTTTCTTAACGAGAAACTCTTCACCCTGAACGGTATTTCCCAGGTCAGCTCCAATTTCGTGCTGCGTAGCATCAAAGAAGAGACCGCTATACCGATTCGCTGAAGCAGCCAATCGAGCTCGTTGCGTCCTCGTTTTAAAAACATGACTTAAAAACGAGGCTTAAATACGACTTAAGTACAATGCCAGCCCCTCTCAAATTAGTTGCTATAGAAACTATATAAAGGCAAGGTGAGCAGTGTGATTTTCGCAACACCGAGAAGACGCCACTTGCTCGGTGTCAGGCGTTACCAATAACAACACAGGCGCTAGGTTTTCGTACAAGACTTAGTAGCGCCGGTTCTGGAGCTTTAACATGAATAAACCAGCTCGCTTCATTGTGGGTGCTATTGCTGCGTCAAGCATGGCGTTCAGCCTATCTGCACTGGCGCAGTCCACAATCACTGTAAGCACGTGGGGAGGCCCTAATCACGGTATTAACACCATTGTTTGGCCGACCTGGAAAGCATGGATTGAAGAAGCCACTGATGATCGTGTCACGGTAGAAGTCGTGCACGATATGGGGCCACCTCCCGCGCAGATGGAGATCATTGCGGACGGTATCGCGGATGCAAGCTGGATTTTTCATGCCCACATGGCAGGCCGCTTTTTAGCAACTCAGCTGCCTGAGTTCCCTACGTTTGAAGAGTTCTCCTCAGAAGATGCTTCCGCCGCTTATTGGCATACCCATCAAGCGTATTTACAGCAAGCTAATGAGCACCGCGGCGTTGATGTTATTGCCATGGGCGTGCATGGCCCAGGCCAAATATTTACCCGTGATCAAATAAGCTCTATTGATGAGCTTGCCGGCAAACGGCTCCGCGTTGGTGGCGGTGTGA encodes the following:
- a CDS encoding indolepyruvate ferredoxin oxidoreductase family protein is translated as MTIPSIAEQAGSITQPLDIALDDYQLADRYNRSEGRVFLTGTQALVRIALRQAELDRRNGRHTAGLISGYRGSPLGGVDQEIWRAKAAMEEHHIDFVPAINEDLAATMMLGCQQVETDPEKQVDGVFGMWYGKGPGVDRAGDALKHGNAYGSSPTGGVLVVAGDDHGCVSSSMPHQSDVAFMAWFMPVVSPASLAEYERFGLWGYALSRFSGCWVGFKAVSETVESGASVEVPPLPEYVTPDFDMPEGGLHYRWPDLPGPQLETRLEHKLAAVQAFASANPIDQYLFRQEQATFGLVTTGKAHLDLLESLRLLGLDEAKLRDLGIEIYKVGMVWPLHRHGILEFIHGKREVLVIEEKRGIIESQLKEYMSEPDHPGEVIVTGKQDETGKPLIPFVGELGPRLLAGFVAERLARFFEIDFSDKLAAVDACQAGVKELGGVRRMPYFCSGCPHNSSTKVPEGSKALAGIGCHFMASWMGRSTESLIQMGGEGVNWVGKSRFTGNGHIFQNLGEGTWFHSGSMAVRQAVAANVNITYKILFNDAVAMTGGQPVDGQINVPMIARQSLDEGVRRVMVVSDEPDKYRGHKKAFPKEVTFHGREEMDTLQRELREIPGCTVLIYDQVCAAEKRRRRKRGLMEDPARRVFINHHVCEGCGDCSVQSNCLSVVPRETELGRKRKIDQSSCNKDMSCVSGFCPSFVTVEGGGLRKGQGVAADSAFWEHVAHLPSPVLTTLTAPYNLLVGGVGGTGVVTVGQLITMAAHLEGKGSSVLDFMGFAQKGGAVLSYVRLASQPSELNQVRIEAGQADALIACDMVVASSQKALNVLQPTTRIVANLAELATADYVLYRDADMQPSKRLNMLREAVGDARFASLDATRLAEQLLGDTVFSNMMMLGFAWQQGLVPLSEPALQRALELNGVAVEKNRQAFAWGRLAAVEPDYLQQHLDTMPLPTNATLGEVVARNSRHLERYQNRAWAERYAMQVAKVREAEATLKCGEALSEAVAHQLYRLMAYKDEYEVARLYTQSDFLDEIKATFSGDYKLAFHLAPPLLSGRKDAQGRPVKRRFGPWVLKAMGALAKMRSLRNTALDPFRFSADRKLDRALLADYEQLIDELVVRLDGTNHATALALSKLPEEIRGFGPVREAAAEKAAKRREKLLMEFRQGRPKTIAVEAA
- a CDS encoding Lrp/AsnC family transcriptional regulator, translating into MKEATKEITLDKYDQHILTLLQQQGRITNNELAEQIGLSPAACWRRVKALEESGVIRRFAALVEPSLVGQPLAALVMVTLVRHHIDNTAEFEQRIRQYPEVLQCYATTGNADFVLRVVIEDMAAYDKFLNEKLFTLNGISQVSSNFVLRSIKEETAIPIR